In Epinephelus lanceolatus isolate andai-2023 chromosome 16, ASM4190304v1, whole genome shotgun sequence, one DNA window encodes the following:
- the lrrc71 gene encoding leucine-rich repeat-containing protein 71, which yields MSKRTEKEKKGKANTKEETSKNTGPTPNEKLPVEIFDEYQCSGNVEIDFAGLCALLDIKDIPAVITKQPASSTSETEGEHTGHGQSQTNAAPSWWSKRCLQVELENEDPLSAKHLKIFGWKVDEQIARVLHKMLPSLNKLQHLQFWQAGLSDRMIISFMNTISLCSNLRTVTLQGNPLPEQSYHLLLSEDSVLTHLYLNNNRIGDEGARLIGLALSTTRSANKNLLALNLAFNSIGNAGAAHIAQGLRFNRSLRFLSLCNNQIGDAGAAHLAAILGEFALTHEEVVERRKLLLKRTLSVSVAICNIHDILIITFQHAALALFSRSSLTGDSFKADADQRADQLPLVASSSSLGISKGEIKDKKQKAPKKDKDNPESNKKFNSEDGQQGGKEKQLSAQEDKSSTSLNEQGQLVKIVNPLLDEPVQYRDGELFLPGNTTLASLNLAGNRITEKLLPLLLTTIQAQGEGGTLLHLCLQRNRFPPECECYVKITEVMAPRHPLRKKL from the exons ATGTCTAAAAGgacagaaaaggagaaaaagggGAAAGCAAATACTAAGGAAGAGACCTCGAAAAATACAG GACCAACTCCAAATGAAAAATTGCCTGTTGAGATCTTTG ATGAATATCAGTGCTCGGGCAATGTGGAGATTGACTTTGCTGGACTTTGTGCTCTTCTGGACATAAAGGATATCCCCGCTGTCATCACCAAGCAACCAGCCTCCTCCACTTCTGAAACTGAAGGAGAGCATACAG GTCATGGCCAGTCACAGACAAATGCTGCACCTTCCTGGTGGTCTAAGCGATGCCTCCAAGTAGAGCTGGAGAATGAAGACCCCCTCAGCGCCAAGCACCTGAAGATTTTCG GATGGAAGGTAGATGAACAGATTGCCAGAGTGCTACACAAGATGCTTCCCTCATTGAACAAGCTACAGCACCTTCA GTTTTGGCAGGCGGGTCTGTCAGATCGAATGATAATCTCcttcatgaacacaatatcacTGTGCTCAAACCTCAG GACTGTGACACTGCAGGGCAACCCTCTTCCAGAGCAGAGCTACCACCTTCTTCTCTCTGAAGACAGTGT ccTCACTCACTTGTACCTGAATAATAACCGGATAGGAGACGAGGGTGCTCGCCTAATTGGGTTAGCTCTCTCTACAACCAGATCTGCTAATAAAAACCTGTTGGCACTCAATCTGGCCTTTAATTCTATTGGCAATGCAGGTGCTGCACATATTGCACAG GGCCTGCGGTTCAATCGTTCTTTGCGCTTTCTCTCACTGTGCAACAATCAGATTGGAGACGCAGGAGCTGCTCATCTGGCTGCG ATACTTGGTGAGTTTGCTCTCACTCATGAAGAAGTTGTGGAGAGGAGGAAGCTGCTTCTGAAAAGAACGCTCTCCGTAAGTGTAGCAATTTGTAACATTCATG ACATTCTAATAATCACATTTCAACATGCTgctcttgctctgttttcacGGTCATCACTAACTGGTGATTCTTTCAAGGCTGATGCTGACCAGCGTGCTGATCAACTTCCCTTAGTAGCCAGCAGCAGTTCACTGGGCATCAGCAAAGGGGAgatcaaagacaaaaaacag AAAGCACCCAAAAAGGACAAAGATAACCCAGAGTCTAACAAGAAATTCAACAGTGAAGACGGCCAGCAGGGGGGAAAAGAGAAGCAACTATCTGCACAAGAG GATAAATCAAGTACTTCCTTGAATGAG CAGGGACAGTTGGTGAAGATAGTGAACCCCCTGCTGGACGAGCCGGTGCAGTACAGGGACGGCGAGCTTTTTCTGCCTGGAAACACGACTCTCGCCTCCCTCAACCTAGCAG gaaacAGGATTACCGAGAAGTTACTGCCTCTTCTCCTGACGACAATACAGGCGCAGGGTGAGGGTGGAACCTTGCTGCatctctgtctgcag AGAAACCGCTTCCCTCCAGAGTGTGAGTGTTACGTAAAGATAACAGAAGTGATGGCACCCAGACATCCACTCAGAAAAAAACTCTGA